In one window of Candidatus Thorarchaeota archaeon DNA:
- a CDS encoding geranylgeranyl reductase family protein — protein MTRDLIVVGGGPAGASCARRATQEGLDVLLLEKEEHPRRKACGGGFRAGLPDLLDFDISSTIDRESSGSHLFSPSRTKVVCTKDEITGYTVKREIFDKLLLDKAIEAGAEVQQNMEVVDVIESSNQVEAYTRDGERFTGKYLVGADGVNSKVARTSGIMKRWDQEAIGLCMEAAVPMDDSEIERITLAPYESGRVCIQIYFGGLEHGYAWCFPKKGEISLGMGCLMPFAKDLKDAWGKFIREFEETYSVDLDMSQETAWRVPLAGPIDNTISERIMLVGDAAGFVSPATGEGIYYAIDTGHIAAEAVARTLKGNADGTREYQRRWKEGIGKEMDAANFLANLLFNSEKNMEYVIQMASRDDVIRSHMTDLIGGLRSYTDLRKSLMWRVLSRHALTGLKMLL, from the coding sequence TTGACCCGTGACCTGATAGTCGTAGGCGGAGGCCCCGCTGGTGCATCATGTGCGCGAAGAGCAACCCAAGAAGGATTGGATGTCCTACTTCTTGAGAAAGAGGAACACCCCCGAAGAAAGGCTTGCGGAGGCGGATTCAGAGCAGGATTACCCGACCTACTCGATTTCGATATTTCTTCTACAATCGACCGCGAAAGCAGTGGCTCTCATCTATTCTCGCCTTCGAGAACGAAAGTTGTGTGTACCAAAGATGAAATAACTGGATATACTGTGAAACGAGAGATTTTCGATAAGCTCCTTTTGGACAAGGCAATCGAAGCCGGGGCTGAAGTACAGCAAAACATGGAGGTAGTTGACGTTATCGAGTCCAGCAATCAGGTGGAAGCGTATACACGTGATGGTGAGCGCTTCACTGGCAAGTACCTGGTTGGAGCGGACGGTGTTAACAGTAAGGTGGCTCGTACTTCGGGCATTATGAAACGCTGGGATCAAGAAGCAATTGGTCTCTGTATGGAGGCTGCAGTCCCGATGGATGATAGTGAGATTGAAAGAATAACACTTGCTCCCTATGAATCAGGGAGAGTTTGCATCCAGATTTACTTTGGCGGCCTTGAGCATGGTTATGCTTGGTGCTTTCCTAAGAAGGGCGAAATATCGCTTGGTATGGGTTGTCTGATGCCTTTTGCTAAGGACCTCAAAGATGCTTGGGGGAAATTCATTCGTGAATTCGAAGAGACATATTCAGTGGACTTGGACATGAGTCAAGAAACAGCTTGGCGAGTTCCTCTTGCTGGTCCAATTGATAACACGATTTCAGAGAGAATCATGCTGGTGGGTGATGCTGCTGGTTTCGTCTCGCCTGCTACTGGAGAGGGTATCTACTACGCGATAGACACTGGTCATATTGCTGCTGAAGCCGTGGCACGAACTCTCAAAGGAAATGCTGATGGTACCCGAGAGTACCAGAGGCGATGGAAAGAAGGTATTGGAAAGGAGATGGACGCTGCGAACTTCTTGGCGAATCTTCTATTCAATTCTGAAAAGAACATGGAGTACGTCATTCAGATGGCTTCAAGAGATGATGTCATACGAAGTCACATGACCGATCTCATAGGTGGGTTGAGGTCCTATACCGATTTGCGAAAGTCACTGATGTGGAGGGTTCTTAGTCGCCATGCTCTTACTGGTCTCAAGATGCTCTTGTGA